The following proteins come from a genomic window of Ailuropoda melanoleuca isolate Jingjing chromosome 2, ASM200744v2, whole genome shotgun sequence:
- the STK11IP gene encoding serine/threonine-protein kinase 11-interacting protein isoform X1: protein MTTAQRDSLVWKLAGLLRESGDVVLSGCSTLSLLTVTLQQLNHVFELHLGPWGPGQTGFVALPSHPADSPAILQLQFLFDVLQKTLSLKLVHVPGSGLPGPIKIFPFKSLRQLELRGVPLHCLRGLGGIYSQLETLTCSRSIQALEELLSACGGDLCSALPWLALLSANFSYNALTSLDSSLRLLSALRFLNLSHNQVQDCEGFLMDLSELYHLDISYNHLRLVPRMGPSGAALGTLILRGNELRSLQGLEQLRKLRHLDVAYNLLEGHRELAPLWLLAELRKLYLEGNPLWFHPAHRAATAQYLSPRARDAAAGFLLDGKVLSLTDFQTSTSSGLGSSAPPLPWSAGSTVETSGGADLSDSISSGGVMAQLSHRKVKSRVRVRRASISEPSDTDPEPRTLDPSPAGRFVQQHRELELMNSFRERFGCDWLQYRNHLEPSGTPVLATSKTPALSTLHLSPGSVPGPPPPEKESPWDMAEGVELLPEPQQEGEVKEQGQEEEGKEDEEGQERDEVEAELCRPMLVCPLEGPEGVRGRECFLRVTSGHLLEVELQAARTLARLELQSLEAAEVEPEPLTESEAALEGSDPLPGAPVLVLRFSYICPDRQLRRYVVLEPDAHAALQELLAVLTPAATTAQCELGEAKDPLRDRLQCLRCGHEFKAEEPTLGLDSEEGWRPLFQKAESPAVCPNCGSDHVVLLARSLGTPHREHRQDEPSPAPLQMASTVRDPPDHSDHSSRADGAPSPAPGFRDRHSWSLSPPPERHGLRSVDHRLRLFLDVEVFTDAQEEFQCCIKVPLVLAGHPGESVCLVVVSDRRLYVLKVTGEICGPPASWLQPTLAIPLHDLSGIELGLAGQSLRLEWAAGAGSCVLLPRNAKHCRAFLDELTEIRRMEGLERQRGWDRRFGVSEVPCPWLALSRCLTGSAPQLEEQWPCHRGGGDPGAPPLAIAGERLFLGATPVLLPSGVPGGRPCDLPCVPVDDSVHPVPVRGRPYRLPGRARSSSSIRRSLRDVPALGAGPFCACQGAVAPQQLELRAALSHGPGRPAAGLLR, encoded by the exons ATGACGACCGCCCAGCGGGACTCCCTGGTGTGGAAGCTCGCGGGGCTGCTTCGGGAGTCGG gTGACGTGGTCCTGTCTGGCTGTAGCACACTGAGCCTCTTGACCGTCACCCTGCAGCAGCTGAACCACGTATTCGAGCTGCACCTGGGGCCATGGGGCCCTGGCCAGACGGGCTTTGTGGCTCTGCCCTCTCACCCCGCCGACTCCCCTGCCATCCTCCAGCTTCAGTTCCTCTTCGATGTGCTGCAGAAAACTCTTTCGCTCAAG CTGGTCCACGTCCCTGGTTCTGGCCTCCCCGGACCCATCAAGATTTTTCCCTTCAAGTCCCTTCGGCAGCTGGAG ctCCGAGGTGTCCCTCTCCATTGCCTCCGTGGCCTCGGTGGCATCTACTCCCAGCTGGAGACCTTGACTTGCAGCAGGAGCATTCAGGCACTAGAG GAGCTCCTCTCAGCCTGCGGTGGTGACCTctgctctgccctgccctggctgGCTCTGCTGTCTGCCAACTTCAGCTACAACGCACTGACTTCCTTAGACAGCTCCCTG cgtCTCTTGTCAGCTCTGCGCTTCCTGAATCTGAGCCACAATCAAGTTCAGGACTGCGAGGGCTTCCTGATG GACTTGTCTGAGCTCTACCATCTGGACATCTCCTATAACCACCTGCGTTTGGTGCCGAGAATGGGACCCTCGGGTGCGGCTCTGGGGACCCTGATCCTGCGAGGCAATGAGCTCCGGAGCCTGCAGG GCCTGGAGCAGCTGAGGAAGCTGCGGCACCTGGACGTGGCGTACAACCTGCTGGAAGGCCACCGGGAGCTGGCGCCGCTGTGGCTGCTGGCTGAGCTCCGCAAG CTTTACCTGGAGGGCAACCCTCTGTGGTTCCACCCTGCACACCGAGCGGCCACTGCCCAGTACTTATCGCCCCGTGCCAGGGACGCTGCAGCTGGC TTCCTTCTTGATGGAAAAGTCTTGTCACTGACTGACTTTCAG ACCTCCACATCCTCAGGGCTTGGCTCCTCggccccacctctgccctggtcagcagggagtacTGTTGAAACCTCAGGAGGCGCTGACTTGAGTGACAGCATCTCCTCAGGGGGTGTTATGGCCCAGCTCTCACACCGGAAGGTTAAG AGCCGAGTTCGTGTGAGGCGAGCAAGTATCTCGGAGCCCAGTGATACAGACCCAGAGCCCCGGACCCTGGACCCCTCCCCAGCTG GGCGGTTTGTGCAGCAGCATCGggaacttgaactcatgaacAGCTTCCGGGAGCGGTTTGGCTGTGACTGGCTGCAGTATAGGAATCACCTGGAGCCCTCTGGGACCCCCGTTCTGGCTACTTCCAAGACCCCTGCCCTCAGCACCCTGCACCTGAGCCCCGGGTCTGTGCCCGGACCTCCGCCCCCAGAGAAGGAGTCACCGTGGGACATGGCAGAGGGGGTGGAGCTCCTGCCGGAGCCCCAGCAGGAAGGGGAGGTGAAGGAGCAGGgacaagaggaagaaggaaaggaggacgAGGAGGGGCAGGAGCGGGATGAAGTGGAAG CGGAACTGTGTCGCCCCATGTTGGTGTGTCCCCTGGAAGGGCCCGAGGGCGTGCGGGGCAGGGAATGCTTTCTCCGGGTCACTTCTGGCCACCTGTTGGAGGTGGAACTCCAGGCAGCTCGCACCCTGGCCCGGCTGGAGCTTCAGAGCCTGGAGGCAGCTGAGGTGGAGCCCGAGCCTCTGACTGAGAGCGAGGCGGCGCTCGAG GGCTCAGATCCGCTCCCCGGTGCCCCAGTCCTTGTTCTGCGCTTCTCCTACATTTGCCCTGACCGGCAGCTGCGTCGCTATGTGGTGCTGGAGCCCGATGCCCACGCAGCTCTCCAG GAGCTGCTTGCTGTGTTAACCCCAGCAGCCACCACGGCTCAGTGTGAGCTTGGGGAAGCGAAAGACCCGCTGAGGGACAGACTCCAGTGTCTGCGTTGTGGCCATGAGTTCAAAGCAGAGGAGCCCACGTTGGGGTTAGACAGTGAGGAAGGCTGGAGGCCTCTGTTCCAAAAGGCAG AATCTCCTGCCGTGTGTCCAAACTGTGGTAGTGATCATGTGGTTCTCCTGGCTCGGTCCCTGGGAACCCCCCACAGGGAGCATAGACAGGACGAACCATCGCCAGCTCCCTTGCAGATGGCCAGCACTGTCCGTGACCCTCCGGACCACAGTGACCACAGCAGCAGGGCTGACGGGGCCCCATCTCCGGCGCCGGGCTTCCGAGATCGCCATAGCTGGAGCCTCAGTCCGC CCCCTGAGCGCCACGGCCTCCGCTCTGTGGACCACCGACTCCGGCTCTTCCTGGATGTCGAGGTGTTCACCGACGCGCAGGAGGAGTTCCAGTGCTGCATCAAG GTGCCACTGGTGTTGGCCGGCCACCCTGGGGAGTCTGTGTGTCTTGTGGTGGTGTCTGACCGCAGGCTCTATGTGCTGAAAGTGACAGGGGAGATATG TGGGCCTCCAGCTAGCTGGCTGCAGCCAACCCTGGCCATTCCCCTGCACGACCTGAGTGGCATCGAGCTGGGGCTGGCAGGACAGAGTCTGCGGCTGGAGTGGGCTGCTGGCGCAGGCAGCTGCGTCCTGCTGCCCCGAAATGCCAAGCATTGCCGGGCCTTTTTAGACGAGCTCaccg AAATCAGGAGAATGGAAGGCCTTGAGAGGCAGAGAGGTTGGGATAGAAGATTTGGAGTCTCTGAGGTTCCCtgtccctggctggctctgtccagATGTCTTACAGGCTCTGCCCCCCAGCTGGAGGAGCAGTGGCCGTGCCACCGAGGAGGAGGTGACCCCGGAGCACCGCCTCTG GCCATTGCTGGAGAGAGACTGTTCCTCGGAGCCACCCCTGTTCTTCTACCTTCGGGTGTTCCTGGTGGAAG GCCCTGCGACCTGCCCTGTGTCCCTGTTGATGACTCTGTCCACCCTGTACCTGTTAGAGGAAGACCCTATAGGCTCCCAGGCAGAGCCCGCTCTTCCAGCAGCATCCGGCGAAGCCTCCGAGACGTCCCTGCCCTCGGGGCTGGGCCCTTCTGTGCGTGTCAGGGAGCAGTGGCCCCTCAGCAGCTTGAGCTCCGTGCTGCTCTATCGCACGGCCCCGGGCGACCTGCGGCTGGTCTTCTACGATGA
- the STK11IP gene encoding serine/threonine-protein kinase 11-interacting protein isoform X5, whose product MCCRKLFRSRSCGGNGVLVHVPGSGLPGPIKIFPFKSLRQLELRGVPLHCLRGLGGIYSQLETLTCSRSIQALEELLSACGGDLCSALPWLALLSANFSYNALTSLDSSLRLLSALRFLNLSHNQVQDCEGFLMDLSELYHLDISYNHLRLVPRMGPSGAALGTLILRGNELRSLQGLEQLRKLRHLDVAYNLLEGHRELAPLWLLAELRKLYLEGNPLWFHPAHRAATAQYLSPRARDAAAGFLLDGKVLSLTDFQTSTSSGLGSSAPPLPWSAGSTVETSGGADLSDSISSGGVMAQLSHRKVKSRVRVRRASISEPSDTDPEPRTLDPSPAGRFVQQHRELELMNSFRERFGCDWLQYRNHLEPSGTPVLATSKTPALSTLHLSPGSVPGPPPPEKESPWDMAEGVELLPEPQQEGEVKEQGQEEEGKEDEEGQERDEVEAELCRPMLVCPLEGPEGVRGRECFLRVTSGHLLEVELQAARTLARLELQSLEAAEVEPEPLTESEAALEGSDPLPGAPVLVLRFSYICPDRQLRRYVVLEPDAHAALQELLAVLTPAATTAQCELGEAKDPLRDRLQCLRCGHEFKAEEPTLGLDSEEGWRPLFQKAESPAVCPNCGSDHVVLLARSLGTPHREHRQDEPSPAPLQMASTVRDPPDHSDHSSRADGAPSPAPGFRDRHSWSLSPPPERHGLRSVDHRLRLFLDVEVFTDAQEEFQCCIKVPLVLAGHPGESVCLVVVSDRRLYVLKVTGEICGPPASWLQPTLAIPLHDLSGIELGLAGQSLRLEWAAGAGSCVLLPRNAKHCRAFLDELTDVLQALPPSWRSSGRATEEEVTPEHRLWPLLERDCSSEPPLFFYLRVFLVEGPATCPVSLLMTLSTLYLLEEDPIGSQAEPALPAASGEASETSLPSGLGPSVRVREQWPLSSLSSVLLYRTAPGDLRLVFYDEVSRLESFWALRVVCPEQLTALLAWIREPWEELFSIGLRTVTQETLDLDR is encoded by the exons ATGTGCTGCAGAAAACTCTTTCGCTCAAGGTCCTGCGGTGGGAATGGAGTA CTGGTCCACGTCCCTGGTTCTGGCCTCCCCGGACCCATCAAGATTTTTCCCTTCAAGTCCCTTCGGCAGCTGGAG ctCCGAGGTGTCCCTCTCCATTGCCTCCGTGGCCTCGGTGGCATCTACTCCCAGCTGGAGACCTTGACTTGCAGCAGGAGCATTCAGGCACTAGAG GAGCTCCTCTCAGCCTGCGGTGGTGACCTctgctctgccctgccctggctgGCTCTGCTGTCTGCCAACTTCAGCTACAACGCACTGACTTCCTTAGACAGCTCCCTG cgtCTCTTGTCAGCTCTGCGCTTCCTGAATCTGAGCCACAATCAAGTTCAGGACTGCGAGGGCTTCCTGATG GACTTGTCTGAGCTCTACCATCTGGACATCTCCTATAACCACCTGCGTTTGGTGCCGAGAATGGGACCCTCGGGTGCGGCTCTGGGGACCCTGATCCTGCGAGGCAATGAGCTCCGGAGCCTGCAGG GCCTGGAGCAGCTGAGGAAGCTGCGGCACCTGGACGTGGCGTACAACCTGCTGGAAGGCCACCGGGAGCTGGCGCCGCTGTGGCTGCTGGCTGAGCTCCGCAAG CTTTACCTGGAGGGCAACCCTCTGTGGTTCCACCCTGCACACCGAGCGGCCACTGCCCAGTACTTATCGCCCCGTGCCAGGGACGCTGCAGCTGGC TTCCTTCTTGATGGAAAAGTCTTGTCACTGACTGACTTTCAG ACCTCCACATCCTCAGGGCTTGGCTCCTCggccccacctctgccctggtcagcagggagtacTGTTGAAACCTCAGGAGGCGCTGACTTGAGTGACAGCATCTCCTCAGGGGGTGTTATGGCCCAGCTCTCACACCGGAAGGTTAAG AGCCGAGTTCGTGTGAGGCGAGCAAGTATCTCGGAGCCCAGTGATACAGACCCAGAGCCCCGGACCCTGGACCCCTCCCCAGCTG GGCGGTTTGTGCAGCAGCATCGggaacttgaactcatgaacAGCTTCCGGGAGCGGTTTGGCTGTGACTGGCTGCAGTATAGGAATCACCTGGAGCCCTCTGGGACCCCCGTTCTGGCTACTTCCAAGACCCCTGCCCTCAGCACCCTGCACCTGAGCCCCGGGTCTGTGCCCGGACCTCCGCCCCCAGAGAAGGAGTCACCGTGGGACATGGCAGAGGGGGTGGAGCTCCTGCCGGAGCCCCAGCAGGAAGGGGAGGTGAAGGAGCAGGgacaagaggaagaaggaaaggaggacgAGGAGGGGCAGGAGCGGGATGAAGTGGAAG CGGAACTGTGTCGCCCCATGTTGGTGTGTCCCCTGGAAGGGCCCGAGGGCGTGCGGGGCAGGGAATGCTTTCTCCGGGTCACTTCTGGCCACCTGTTGGAGGTGGAACTCCAGGCAGCTCGCACCCTGGCCCGGCTGGAGCTTCAGAGCCTGGAGGCAGCTGAGGTGGAGCCCGAGCCTCTGACTGAGAGCGAGGCGGCGCTCGAG GGCTCAGATCCGCTCCCCGGTGCCCCAGTCCTTGTTCTGCGCTTCTCCTACATTTGCCCTGACCGGCAGCTGCGTCGCTATGTGGTGCTGGAGCCCGATGCCCACGCAGCTCTCCAG GAGCTGCTTGCTGTGTTAACCCCAGCAGCCACCACGGCTCAGTGTGAGCTTGGGGAAGCGAAAGACCCGCTGAGGGACAGACTCCAGTGTCTGCGTTGTGGCCATGAGTTCAAAGCAGAGGAGCCCACGTTGGGGTTAGACAGTGAGGAAGGCTGGAGGCCTCTGTTCCAAAAGGCAG AATCTCCTGCCGTGTGTCCAAACTGTGGTAGTGATCATGTGGTTCTCCTGGCTCGGTCCCTGGGAACCCCCCACAGGGAGCATAGACAGGACGAACCATCGCCAGCTCCCTTGCAGATGGCCAGCACTGTCCGTGACCCTCCGGACCACAGTGACCACAGCAGCAGGGCTGACGGGGCCCCATCTCCGGCGCCGGGCTTCCGAGATCGCCATAGCTGGAGCCTCAGTCCGC CCCCTGAGCGCCACGGCCTCCGCTCTGTGGACCACCGACTCCGGCTCTTCCTGGATGTCGAGGTGTTCACCGACGCGCAGGAGGAGTTCCAGTGCTGCATCAAG GTGCCACTGGTGTTGGCCGGCCACCCTGGGGAGTCTGTGTGTCTTGTGGTGGTGTCTGACCGCAGGCTCTATGTGCTGAAAGTGACAGGGGAGATATG TGGGCCTCCAGCTAGCTGGCTGCAGCCAACCCTGGCCATTCCCCTGCACGACCTGAGTGGCATCGAGCTGGGGCTGGCAGGACAGAGTCTGCGGCTGGAGTGGGCTGCTGGCGCAGGCAGCTGCGTCCTGCTGCCCCGAAATGCCAAGCATTGCCGGGCCTTTTTAGACGAGCTCaccg ATGTCTTACAGGCTCTGCCCCCCAGCTGGAGGAGCAGTGGCCGTGCCACCGAGGAGGAGGTGACCCCGGAGCACCGCCTCTG GCCATTGCTGGAGAGAGACTGTTCCTCGGAGCCACCCCTGTTCTTCTACCTTCGGGTGTTCCTGGTGGAAG GCCCTGCGACCTGCCCTGTGTCCCTGTTGATGACTCTGTCCACCCTGTACCTGTTAGAGGAAGACCCTATAGGCTCCCAGGCAGAGCCCGCTCTTCCAGCAGCATCCGGCGAAGCCTCCGAGACGTCCCTGCCCTCGGGGCTGGGCCCTTCTGTGCGTGTCAGGGAGCAGTGGCCCCTCAGCAGCTTGAGCTCCGTGCTGCTCTATCGCACGGCCCCGGGCGACCTGCGGCTGGTCTTCTACGATGAG GTGTCCCGGCTGGAGAGCTTTTGGGCCCTTCGTGTTGTGTGTCCGGAGCAGCTGACGGCCTTGCTGGCTTGGATCCGGGAGCCCTGGGAGGAGCTGTTTTCCATCGGACTCCGGACTGTGACCCAAGAGACTTTAGACCTTGATCGGTGA